From one Melospiza melodia melodia isolate bMelMel2 chromosome 6, bMelMel2.pri, whole genome shotgun sequence genomic stretch:
- the ZFP36L1 gene encoding mRNA decay activator protein ZFP36L1, with product MSTALVSPTIFDLSEVLCKSNKMLNYSPSGVSGCLLDRKAVGTPAGGGFPRRHSVTLPNAKFHQNQLLSSLKGEPAPMLGPRESRFRDRSFSEGGERLLQQKQPGGQVNSSRYKTELCRPFEENGACKYGDKCQFAHGIHELRSLTRHPKYKTELCRTFHTIGFCPYGPRCHFIHNAEERRAVAGSREPAVTDRPRLQHSFSFAGFPSAAASGLLDSPTSITPPPMLSADDLLGSPTLPDCASNPFTFSSQELVSLFAPSMGVQVPSGSSPTTFLFRPMSESPNMFDSPPSPQDSLSDQEGYLSSSSSSHSGSDSPILDTSRRLPIFSRLSISDD from the exons ATGTCCACAGCCCTGGTGTCGCCCACCATCTTCGACTTGAGCGAAGTTTTATGCAAG AGCAACAAGATGTTGAATTACAGCCCCTCGGGTGTCAGCGGGTGCCTGCTGGACAGGAAGGCGGTGGGCACCCCGGCGGGCGGGGGTTTCCCTAGGAGGCACTCTGTCACCCTGCCCAACGCCAAGTTTCACCAGAACCAGCTCCTCAGCAGCCTGAAAGGGGAGCCGGCTCCCATGCTGGGCCCCCGCGAAAGCCGCTTCCGGGACCGCTCCTTCTCCGAGGGTGGCGAGCGCCTACTGCAGCAAAAGCAGCCCGGGGGACAGGTCAACTCCAGCCGCTACAAGACGGAGCTGTGCCGCCCCTTCGAGGAGAACGGCGCCTGCAAGTACGGCGACAAGTGCCAGTTCGCCCACGGCATCCACGAGCTGCGGAGCCTCACCCGCCACCCCAAGTACAAGACCGAGCTATGCCGCACTTTCCACACCATCGGCTTCTGTCCCTATGGGCCGCGCTGCCACTTCATCCACAACGCGGAGGAGCGCCGCGCCGTGGCGGGGAGCCGGGAGCCCGCCGTCACCGACAGACCCCGCCTGCAGCACAGCTTCAGCTTCGCCGGCTTCCCCAGCGCTGCTGCCAGCGGGCTGCTGGACAGCCCCACTTCCATCACACCGCCGCCCATGCTGAGCGCCGACGACCTGCTGGGCTCCCCCACCTTGCCTGACTGCGCCAGCAACCCTTTCACCTTCTCCAGCCAGGAGCTGGTCAGTCTCTTTGCCCCCAGCATGGGGGTGCAGGTGCCCAGCGGGAGCTCCCCCACCACCTTCTTGTTCAGGCCCATGTCCGAGTCCCCCAACATGTTTGACTCGCCACCCAGTCCTCAGGACTCCCTCTCTGACCAGGAGGGCTatctgagcagctccagcagcagccacagcggCTCAGATTCCCCTATCCTGGACACCTCAAGACGTCTTCCCATCTTCAGCAGACTCTCCATCTCCGACGACTAA
- the LOC134419949 gene encoding cornifin-B-like yields MPGSGGPTALQPHGPTAPRPRSPTAPQPHGPTALQPHGPTAPRPRSPTAPRPCSPTAPQPHGPAAPRPRSPTAPRPRSPAAPRPHGPTAPQPHGPTALQPHGPTAPQPHGPTARSRCPRLRPTPRLFPL; encoded by the coding sequence ATgcccggcagcggcggccccACGGCCCTGCAGCCCCACGGCCCCACAGCTCCGCGGCCCCGAAGCCCCACGGCCCCGCAGCCCCACGGCCCCACGGCCCTGCAGCCCCACGGCCCCACAGCTCCACGGCCCCGCAGCCCCACGGCCCCACGGCCCTGCAGCCCCACGGCCCCGCAGCCCCACGGCCCCGCAGCCCCACGGCCCCGCAGCCCCACGGCCCcacggccccgcagccccgcagccccacGGCCCCACGGCCCCACGGCCCCGCAGCCCCACGGCCCCACGGCCCTGCAGCCCCACGGCCCCACGGCCCCGCAGCCCCACGGCCCCACGGCCCGCTCCCGCTGCCCTCGGCTGCGCCCAACGCCGCGTCTGTTTCCACTCTGA